CATTCTGCGGCTGGGTGTCATTCGCAAAGGCGTCCTCATGCCGATTCTCCGCAATGAACTCGGCTACGAAAGCCATCCCGCTTACGGCAATGCTCGCGGCTTCGACATCGCCGACAAGCGCGCTCAACGCCACAGCCTGATTCTTTCAGGCGGTGCGGATGGCAGCGGGAATCGCCGGATGCTCGATTACCTGATTGAAGCGTGCCTTGAAATCGAAGACGACCTTGGTCTTGGCGGCGTCCGCAATCGCCAACCCCGTTGGAAGACCGTTCAAGTCATGGCGAAATATCACCAGATGTTTCTGCGTCGCGCTCGCACCGGCCAATGTTTCTACCAACCGTTCTTCGGCTGCCGGGAATTCTCGCTAGCCAAATGGGAACTGGTGGACGATTTCGACAAGGAAACCCGCGACTGGCGGCTGCCCGCTGACGTTCAAGCGCAGATGCAGAACATGAACGACCACTTTGGTTTCACGTTCCGGGATTTCGATTTTGGGCGTTTCTGGAGCGACTTCGACGGATGCGCCTTCAACCCTGAAACCGGAATGCCGAGACTGGCCGCCGCTCGTTCGCTCAACGCGAAAGCCAACGCCGGTTGGATCGTCGTCAGTCGCGTCGAGAGCGGAAAGGTGGTGGCGGTATGATTTCCGAACTGATTCGTGTTGCCGAGTTGAACCGCATCACGGGATGGGAAGCAGTTCGTCGTCGCCCAATCCAATGGATCATTGATTTGGACAGCGAGGGTCGTGTGCTGAATGTCAGCCAGACCACAAGGTCTGTGGCGCAAACAAATACGGATGAGCGAAAGGATGTGCGTGGCAAGGAATTTCTTGTCTCAGCAAACTACTACATGCAGTGGAAGGATCTTCAGATTCAGTCAGTCGGAACGAACCAACACAATTGGCTGCCAGATTTCCTCACTGCACCGGCGGATGAAATGTTTGATGATGGTGTTGATGGCACGAATAAATTTCGCCACAAGCGGAAGTTGTTTTGGCGGCTTATCTTCAAAGCGCATTCCGAAAATCCTCAGAACAAGACAATTCGTTCTGTTTGGCGATTTCTGAAATCCCGCCCAAAACTCCTGAGCCTCCCGCTGCCATCTCAAGCGCGTCAGAATCTCGATTGGTTCAGAAAAAAACAGAGCAGAGAGGGGGAAACCATTTCTTTTCGAGTCAACGGTCGGATTGCGATTTTAGACTTTGATTTGCGCCGTTGGTGGGCTGAACAGGTGCGAAAGCAGAGGGCTGAGGTCAGGGAACAACTTCCCTGTGGCAAGGATGCGTATGAGCCCGGTGAGGGACGCATAACAAAATACTTCCCGAACGTGTTTACGAGTGTTCCGTTTGCATCTTTTGGCAGCGCGACTTTCACGAGCTACGGCCTCGGCAATCAAACGGCAACGATGCGACTTGAAACGGCAGAAAAACTCGCCGCAGGACTCAACTGGCTGTTATCTCGCGAAGACAGCAGTCTAAGACTGGCAGACGAGACTGCTGTATTTTGGTCCGTCCGTGCGAGCAAAACAACAGACGGCGTGGGGGTGTCGCCTGTTCCATTCGTCCGTTTGCTCGAGAAAGCTGATTCTCTGGCCGTTCGAGATTTCTTACGCGGGATTTGGGGTGGGCGACCGATCGAAATAAACGTAGGGAAATTTTTCGCAGCCACATTTGCTCCAGCCGGAAAGGGTCGTTTTTCCGTTCGCTCCTGGCACACGGACACGCTTCCACGCGCACAGGACAACCTTAAGAAATGGTTCACTGCTCTGAGCTTGGATTCGCAGGAAGAAGGGACTCCCACACTGAACCAACTCGCAGAAGCAACGATCTCGAAGGCAAAACGCCAAAAGTCGAAACCCGCTCCAGCTACCTATTCTGCCCTGTTCGAATCTGCTCTCTTTGGTCAACCGCTGCCGCATCAAATCTTCGCCGCAGCCATTTCCCGGCAGGAGGTTGAGATGGCTGGCCAGGATCACAACGCGAAACCTTTCAGTGAGCGCCTGCGCGCCCGCACGAGCCTGATACAACTCTATTTCACCCTCAACAAAGGCATCATCATGAACGAATCCTATGACAAAACCGCCGGCCGGCCTGAGCATCGCACGGCTTTTCTTTGCGGGCGCTTGCTCGCCGTGCTCGATCATATCCACAACGAAGCCCACGAGGGAAAGTCGGCGTCTTCGCCAGCCACCCGGCTTTACGGCGCGGCATCCAAAACTCCTGCGCTGGCCTTTCCTCAACTCTGCCAGCTTGTGCGCCACCACCTCGATAAGCTGCCAAAATACAAGCGTGACCGCTTCCAAGATGGTGTGCCCGCAGCCAAGCGCGAAGACGGCGTGAATGAAGATTTCGAGGGATTGTCTGATGTCGTCTCCCAACTCAACGAAGCGGCTGGTGGAGCTTTTCCCCGGATGCTCTCGTTGGAAGAACAGGGCGTCTTTGCCATCGGCTTCTATCACCAGCGCAAACGCTGTGAGAACTGGCCACACTTCAAGAAGAGCGAGAAAGCAAACCAACAACCTGAAACCTCAACCCCGACCATCTGATTTATGAACAACGAAATCCAATTGCATCACAAACTTATCACGCTGCCCGCCGGCAAGCGGGCTTCTGACTTCGTGGCCGAGCGTCACGACATCGTGTTTCTATTCGACTGCGCCAAGTCGAATCCGAACGGCGACCCCGATACCGGCAACATGCCGCGCGTTCAGCCGGATTCGCTCAAAGGTCTGGTCACGGACGTTTGCCAGAAGCGCAAGGCTCGCAACTTCTTTAGTCTCTATAATCCCGACGGGACACCGCGCCCCGACGCGACAACCGCATCTGGCTACCAGATTTTCATCCGCGAGAACGCTGTGCTCCAAGAATCAATGGAGTCACCCGAAATCGAATCGTTTGCCCGAAAAATTTTCGCCGAAGAACTGGGGCAGAAACCGGAAGCGTGGGATGCGAAGGGTAAGAAGAAGGGTGGCAAGGGTAAAAATACTCAGAAACAAGAACCAGAGCAGTCGGATGAAGCCGAGAAAGAGGAAGTGAGCCCGGCGGACGAGTTCAAGAAACAGGCGTACCGCGCTGCTTTACTCCGCACGTTTTTTGATCTCCGGGCCTTTGGAGGTGTTATTTCAACGGAAGGTCCGCTCAAGGGAAGTTTCTATGGGCAAGTCCGTGGGCCGATTCAGTTCACTTTTGCAGAGAGCCTGGACAAGGTGCTACAACTAGACTCGACGATCACCCGTTGTGCAATTGCGAGTGTAAAAGAGAAGGACAAGCAACAAAAGGAGGAGGACGGCGATGGCAGTGGAAATCGAACGATGGGCCGCAAGCACGGTATTGATTACGGCCTTTACCGCTGTCACATCCACTTCTCGCCCGCGTTCGCGGCCAAGACCGGTTTCACCTATTACGACCTGGACAACTTCCTCTTCGCGCTCGGCAATATGTTCCGTGACGACCCGGCTTCTGGCCGCTTCCTGCGCGTGGTTGGCCTTGTGGACTTTCAACACCAATCCGCACTCGGCAACGCGCCCGCCCACAAGTTGTTTGAGTTGGTGGAGGTAAAGGGCAAGAAGAAGATGCAGGACGGCAAGGAAGTCTTTGAATCCTCCGCCAGCGAATTCCCGCGCGCTGGCGAGGCGGGCAAGATTATTGATTACCACGGCTCTGCTCCGGGTGCATTGGACAAGCACGCGCCTGTTCCGGGTTTCGAGTCCAAAGGCATAACCGCCCGACAGATCATTTGGGAGATTCCGGAGGTGCAGGGATCCAAGTGATCGGGCTCCTGATAGGCCCGTGCGGAAGTGGGCATGATTGTTCATTCTACACTGCGTTCCAGGAAAGCTGGGGATTGCGAACTGATGAATACTCAATCGACTTTGTACCGTGATTTTCATGAGTGGAATTTTGCTATCGCGACGGAACAGCCGACCTGAATGTCTGACGACCCAATCCCTTTTTCCCTCCGGAACGACCTCCTCGACTGCCCGTGCAGGGGCGGCCCCGAAGCCGGTTTGGAAGGTGGCGTTGCCTGGAGAATTGAGCTATACACACTGACGTATGAGCACCAAGGAAATCCGGATTGAAGTGGCGGAAAAGCTTCCGCTTGACGCGACTTTGGCTGATGCCATTTATCAGCTGGAATTCCGTCAGGCGGTCGAACAGGGCCTCGCGGAACTCGATCGCGGAGAACGCATCCCAATTGAGCA
The sequence above is a segment of the Verrucomicrobiia bacterium genome. Coding sequences within it:
- the cas5 gene encoding CRISPR-associated protein Cas5, with translation MISDPICLRVKGPFACFTMPEFHVERVSYPVITPSAARGILEAILMKPVEKPDAAKRQNKAGFRWHILRLGVIRKGVLMPILRNELGYESHPAYGNARGFDIADKRAQRHSLILSGGADGSGNRRMLDYLIEACLEIEDDLGLGGVRNRQPRWKTVQVMAKYHQMFLRRARTGQCFYQPFFGCREFSLAKWELVDDFDKETRDWRLPADVQAQMQNMNDHFGFTFRDFDFGRFWSDFDGCAFNPETGMPRLAAARSLNAKANAGWIVVSRVESGKVVAV
- a CDS encoding type I-C CRISPR-associated protein Cas8c/Csd1 encodes the protein MISELIRVAELNRITGWEAVRRRPIQWIIDLDSEGRVLNVSQTTRSVAQTNTDERKDVRGKEFLVSANYYMQWKDLQIQSVGTNQHNWLPDFLTAPADEMFDDGVDGTNKFRHKRKLFWRLIFKAHSENPQNKTIRSVWRFLKSRPKLLSLPLPSQARQNLDWFRKKQSREGETISFRVNGRIAILDFDLRRWWAEQVRKQRAEVREQLPCGKDAYEPGEGRITKYFPNVFTSVPFASFGSATFTSYGLGNQTATMRLETAEKLAAGLNWLLSREDSSLRLADETAVFWSVRASKTTDGVGVSPVPFVRLLEKADSLAVRDFLRGIWGGRPIEINVGKFFAATFAPAGKGRFSVRSWHTDTLPRAQDNLKKWFTALSLDSQEEGTPTLNQLAEATISKAKRQKSKPAPATYSALFESALFGQPLPHQIFAAAISRQEVEMAGQDHNAKPFSERLRARTSLIQLYFTLNKGIIMNESYDKTAGRPEHRTAFLCGRLLAVLDHIHNEAHEGKSASSPATRLYGAASKTPALAFPQLCQLVRHHLDKLPKYKRDRFQDGVPAAKREDGVNEDFEGLSDVVSQLNEAAGGAFPRMLSLEEQGVFAIGFYHQRKRCENWPHFKKSEKANQQPETSTPTI
- the cas7c gene encoding type I-C CRISPR-associated protein Cas7/Csd2, translating into MNNEIQLHHKLITLPAGKRASDFVAERHDIVFLFDCAKSNPNGDPDTGNMPRVQPDSLKGLVTDVCQKRKARNFFSLYNPDGTPRPDATTASGYQIFIRENAVLQESMESPEIESFARKIFAEELGQKPEAWDAKGKKKGGKGKNTQKQEPEQSDEAEKEEVSPADEFKKQAYRAALLRTFFDLRAFGGVISTEGPLKGSFYGQVRGPIQFTFAESLDKVLQLDSTITRCAIASVKEKDKQQKEEDGDGSGNRTMGRKHGIDYGLYRCHIHFSPAFAAKTGFTYYDLDNFLFALGNMFRDDPASGRFLRVVGLVDFQHQSALGNAPAHKLFELVEVKGKKKMQDGKEVFESSASEFPRAGEAGKIIDYHGSAPGALDKHAPVPGFESKGITARQIIWEIPEVQGSK